From one Acidobacteriota bacterium genomic stretch:
- a CDS encoding ABC transporter permease, giving the protein MKKFFAVVRHEYRKIVLKWTFLLGTLLFPVIAAGFAVVPAIIFSIKGEPTRIAVVDRTGTIAPRLRENLSSERMRARAEKAAKEAFKEIKTNQQEKLKNDMAKFQDSFAFVNFDAAGKPDEQIRTELSISVKKGELDAYLIIPDNYGDQNANFEFFSRRSGDIIINETLKDALDTAVRSQRLADANISEQQLESLSRKVKWDVKKIDQSGTEKDDGGGFLAGFAIAFMIYLNLAIYGQMIMSAVVEEKETRIAEILFSSARPFQLLMGKLVGVALAGLTQFGIWVISAAVVLALLAPMLIASGLDLPLPAITPLAIVYFLIFFVIGFLLYASIFALIGSMVTTVQEGGQFAFLPVMLMLTGFYFSFAVIRDPNSSMSFWASVAPFVAPMTMPVRVLQEMPPFWHIALSIGVNVLAICAMIWLASRVYRVGMLMYGKRATIPEVWRWIRMR; this is encoded by the coding sequence GCCGTCGTCAGGCACGAATATCGGAAGATCGTCCTCAAATGGACGTTCCTTCTCGGAACATTGCTTTTTCCGGTGATCGCCGCGGGCTTTGCGGTCGTGCCGGCGATCATTTTTTCGATCAAGGGCGAACCGACGCGGATCGCGGTCGTCGACCGAACCGGAACGATCGCGCCCCGTCTGCGTGAGAATCTCTCGAGTGAAAGAATGCGCGCGAGGGCCGAGAAGGCCGCCAAGGAAGCGTTCAAAGAGATCAAGACCAATCAGCAGGAAAAGCTCAAGAACGATATGGCGAAGTTTCAGGACAGCTTCGCGTTCGTGAACTTCGACGCCGCCGGAAAACCCGATGAGCAGATCCGTACGGAACTCTCGATCAGCGTCAAAAAGGGTGAACTCGACGCCTATCTAATAATCCCCGATAACTACGGCGATCAAAACGCGAACTTCGAGTTTTTCTCGCGAAGGTCCGGCGACATCATCATCAACGAAACGCTCAAGGACGCGCTCGACACGGCCGTACGTTCACAGCGTTTGGCCGACGCGAACATCAGCGAACAGCAGCTTGAAAGCTTGAGCCGCAAGGTCAAGTGGGACGTAAAGAAGATCGACCAGAGCGGAACCGAAAAGGACGACGGCGGCGGTTTTCTGGCCGGATTTGCGATCGCTTTTATGATCTATCTCAACCTCGCGATCTACGGTCAGATGATTATGTCGGCGGTTGTCGAAGAAAAGGAAACGCGGATCGCCGAGATCCTCTTCTCGTCGGCGCGACCGTTTCAGCTTCTGATGGGCAAACTCGTCGGCGTCGCGCTCGCGGGTTTGACTCAGTTCGGCATCTGGGTCATTTCGGCGGCGGTCGTATTGGCCTTGTTGGCTCCGATGCTGATCGCTTCCGGGCTCGATCTGCCGCTTCCGGCGATAACGCCGCTGGCGATCGTTTACTTCCTGATCTTTTTCGTCATCGGATTTCTTCTTTACGCGTCGATTTTCGCGCTCATCGGATCGATGGTCACGACAGTCCAGGAAGGCGGACAGTTTGCGTTTCTGCCGGTAATGCTGATGCTGACGGGTTTCTATTTCAGTTTCGCGGTGATTCGCGACCCGAATTCGTCGATGTCGTTCTGGGCGTCGGTCGCGCCGTTCGTCGCGCCGATGACGATGCCGGTTCGTGTGCTTCAGGAGATGCCGCCGTTCTGGCACATCGCGCTGTCGATCGGCGTCAACGTGTTGGCGATTTGCGCGATGATCTGGCTCGCCTCTCGGGTCTATCGGGTAGGGATGCTGATGTACGGCAAACGGGCGACGATCCCCGAAGTTTGGCGTTGGATCAGAATGAGGTAA
- the cyaB gene encoding class IV adenylate cyclase: protein MGVEIEKKYRLTDEQFSAVQEALAEFGAEYVGEDFEENSIYGGGALDERRAILRIRRTAEKTFLTFKERIDNDLAIKHQTEHETAVDDAAELARIVEALGFEVRVVYEKRRKTWKFRSVEVVLDELPFGRFMEIEGTVMTIAEAEMLLGAEEFGAVHESYPALTWNLGQRKGNRVEARFGP from the coding sequence ATGGGAGTCGAAATTGAAAAGAAATACAGGCTGACCGACGAACAGTTTTCGGCTGTTCAGGAAGCGTTGGCTGAATTTGGAGCCGAGTATGTCGGCGAAGATTTCGAAGAGAACTCGATCTACGGCGGCGGTGCGCTCGACGAGCGGCGCGCGATTCTCCGGATCCGGCGCACGGCCGAGAAGACGTTCTTGACCTTCAAGGAGCGAATTGATAACGATCTGGCGATCAAGCACCAGACGGAACATGAAACGGCAGTCGACGATGCCGCGGAACTCGCGCGGATCGTCGAGGCGCTCGGTTTCGAGGTTCGCGTTGTCTATGAGAAACGCCGCAAGACCTGGAAATTTCGGTCGGTCGAGGTCGTTCTCGACGAGCTGCCGTTCGGGCGTTTTATGGAGATCGAGGGCACGGTAATGACGATCGCGGAAGCCGAAATGCTTCTCGGCGCCGAAGAATTCGGGGCCGTCCACGAGAGTTATCCGGCGCTGACGTG